The following are encoded in a window of Desulfurellaceae bacterium genomic DNA:
- the speD gene encoding adenosylmethionine decarboxylase — protein sequence MSRIGTHLLADLYGIDLALLRDEGELVRVFRAALDGAGFSVLHQLSHRFADGGQGVTGMFLLSVSHATFHTFPEHGYMAVDIFSCGSADPQAVLDILTQTFAPHTVHTQRVDRGER from the coding sequence ATGTCCAGAATAGGTACCCATCTGCTCGCCGACCTGTACGGCATAGACTTGGCGCTACTGCGGGACGAAGGAGAGCTGGTGCGCGTCTTTCGCGCCGCGCTTGACGGAGCCGGTTTCAGCGTGCTCCACCAGCTCAGCCACCGCTTTGCCGACGGCGGACAAGGCGTGACCGGCATGTTTCTGCTATCCGTGTCCCACGCCACCTTCCATACTTTTCCCGAACACGGGTATATGGCGGTGGATATTTTTTCGTGCGGCAGCGCCGATCCCCAGGCGGTCCTGGACATCCTGACCCAGACCTTCGCGCCCCACACCGTCCATACCCAGCGGGTGGACAGAGGGGAGCGCTGA
- a CDS encoding polyamine aminopropyltransferase: MNHLLKLCLFATGCAGIVAEFVLCTLASYFLGNATLQWTLLMSLMLFAMGLGSRLSRSFSTNLLDTFTLLEFGLSVLCASVAAASYAMSPFFNNVGFVIYPLAAAIGLLIGMEIPLITRVNADYEELRVNISSVLEKDYYGALAGGLIFAFVALPYLGLTYTPVALGTVNFAVASVFVVRFRSLLARPRLMSGLWAGVSLGLVGLAVGAQPIILFGEQTLYKDTVILVKQTPYQRLVMTRWRQDYWLYINGNQQFSSYDEERYHEPLVHPALSLVGNRWTLPSTTLGRDQDSPVGREILILGGGDGLAAREVLKHPGVTRLTLVDLDPAMTELASSHPVLVQLNDNALHDPRVEIVHADAFAFLRTAERLFDVIIVDLPDPNSVALARLYSLNFYRLCKKQLKRGGVVVTQATSPFFTRRAFVCIDKTLGAAGLSTLAYHTHIPTMGEWGFVLGVDASLLDDKALKETVTGLAFDEIETRFLNRAAMLSMAHFGKGMFDDRAQIKVNEESRPILHEYYRRGRWEVY; the protein is encoded by the coding sequence ATGAACCACCTTCTGAAGCTGTGCCTGTTTGCGACCGGCTGCGCGGGCATTGTGGCCGAGTTCGTGCTGTGCACCCTGGCCAGTTACTTCCTCGGCAATGCCACCCTGCAGTGGACCCTGCTGATGTCGCTGATGCTGTTTGCCATGGGGCTGGGCAGTCGCCTGAGTCGCTCCTTCAGCACCAATCTGCTCGATACCTTTACCCTGCTCGAGTTCGGCCTGTCGGTCCTGTGCGCGAGTGTCGCGGCCGCCAGCTATGCCATGTCCCCTTTTTTCAACAATGTCGGGTTCGTCATTTATCCCCTGGCAGCCGCTATCGGCCTGTTGATCGGCATGGAAATCCCGCTCATCACCCGTGTCAATGCCGACTACGAAGAACTGCGGGTGAACATCTCTTCGGTCCTGGAAAAGGACTATTACGGGGCGCTGGCGGGGGGCCTGATCTTTGCCTTTGTGGCCCTGCCGTATCTCGGCCTGACCTATACCCCGGTGGCGCTGGGGACGGTCAACTTTGCCGTGGCGTCCGTGTTTGTGGTCCGCTTCCGGTCCTTGTTGGCCCGCCCGCGGCTCATGTCGGGACTGTGGGCCGGAGTGAGCCTCGGCCTGGTCGGCCTGGCCGTAGGAGCCCAACCAATCATCCTGTTTGGCGAGCAAACACTGTACAAAGATACCGTCATCCTGGTCAAACAGACCCCCTACCAGCGCCTGGTCATGACGCGCTGGCGGCAGGACTACTGGCTGTACATCAACGGCAACCAACAGTTCAGCAGCTATGACGAGGAGCGCTACCATGAGCCCCTGGTTCACCCGGCCCTGAGCCTGGTCGGCAACAGGTGGACGCTGCCGAGCACGACACTGGGCAGGGATCAGGATTCACCTGTTGGGCGGGAGATTCTGATTCTGGGCGGCGGCGACGGTCTGGCGGCGCGCGAGGTCCTCAAACATCCGGGCGTCACCCGCCTCACCCTGGTTGACCTCGACCCGGCCATGACCGAGCTGGCGTCTTCCCACCCGGTCCTCGTCCAGCTCAACGATAACGCCCTGCACGATCCCCGGGTCGAGATTGTGCACGCCGATGCGTTCGCCTTTCTGCGGACGGCCGAGCGGCTGTTCGACGTCATCATCGTCGATCTGCCCGACCCCAATTCGGTCGCCCTGGCGCGTCTGTATTCGCTCAATTTTTACCGCCTGTGCAAGAAGCAGCTCAAACGGGGCGGGGTGGTGGTGACCCAGGCGACAAGCCCGTTTTTTACCCGTCGGGCGTTTGTGTGCATCGACAAGACGCTCGGGGCGGCCGGCCTGAGTACGCTGGCCTACCACACCCACATTCCAACCATGGGCGAGTGGGGGTTTGTGTTAGGCGTAGACGCCAGCCTGCTGGACGACAAGGCGCTCAAAGAAACCGTTACAGGTCTGGCGTTTGATGAGATTGAGACGCGTTTCCTGAACCGAGCAGCGATGCTGTCCATGGCCCATTTTGGCAAGGGGATGTTTGACGATCGCGCCCAAATCAAAGTGAACGAAGAGAGCCGGCCGATCCTGCACGAGTACTACAGACGCGGCCGCTGGGAGGTGTATTGA
- a CDS encoding PspA/IM30 family protein yields MTSVFQRLFKFGQSEAHAALDKFEDPIKMTEQGIRDLKRDLQASMGSLAEVKAIAIRLRRDADDNKNMAAEYERKAMLLLQKMQSGALDQAEAERLASEALRRKEECLEKATRSQQDWQTQDGMASQLQGKIEKLKATVSKYENDLITLKARAKTAASTKKINQQLSKIDSSGTITMLEKMRTKVEEDESLAQAYGSLADADQTVEDEIDNALNAKAAPATSNALAELKAKMGIAAGA; encoded by the coding sequence ATGACAAGCGTTTTTCAGCGACTGTTCAAGTTCGGACAGTCCGAGGCCCACGCGGCCCTCGATAAGTTTGAAGACCCGATCAAAATGACCGAGCAGGGCATCCGTGACCTCAAGCGTGATCTCCAGGCCAGCATGGGCAGTTTGGCCGAGGTCAAAGCCATTGCCATCCGGCTTCGACGGGACGCCGACGACAATAAAAATATGGCCGCCGAGTACGAGCGCAAGGCCATGCTGCTACTCCAGAAGATGCAGAGCGGCGCGCTTGACCAGGCCGAGGCCGAGCGCTTGGCGAGCGAAGCCCTGCGGCGCAAAGAAGAGTGCCTGGAAAAGGCCACCCGGAGCCAGCAGGACTGGCAGACCCAGGATGGCATGGCCTCCCAGCTCCAGGGGAAAATCGAGAAGCTCAAAGCCACCGTCTCAAAGTATGAAAACGATCTGATCACCCTCAAAGCGCGGGCCAAAACTGCGGCTTCGACCAAGAAGATCAACCAGCAGCTGTCCAAGATCGACTCGTCGGGCACGATCACCATGCTGGAAAAGATGCGCACCAAGGTGGAAGAGGACGAATCGCTGGCCCAGGCCTACGGGTCGCTGGCCGACGCCGATCAGACCGTTGAGGATGAGATTGACAATGCCCTGAACGCAAAGGCTGCACCCGCGACCAGTAACGCCCTGGCCGAGCTGAAGGCCAAGATGGGGATCGCCGCCGGCGCCTAG
- a CDS encoding IclR family transcriptional regulator, whose amino-acid sequence MVRREKSNYIIQAVIHALDVLEQFHGDGELGVTELSKRLDLHKNNVFRILATLESRGYIEQNRSTENYRLGTNCLQLGQTYIQHMGLLQQARSIMTEVVKDCRESAYVAVMRKGKVVPLAMVESDQPVRIVSQVGENLPLHCTAVGKVHLAFEPAEEIQRILSDELTLHTQRTITDRPVLIEQLGAIASKGYAVDNGEYVPDVHTVAVPVKDYTRTVVGSLAVSGPAYRIPPERAEREIIPLAIKAGHELSNRLGYPR is encoded by the coding sequence ATGGTCCGCCGTGAAAAAAGCAACTATATCATCCAAGCCGTGATCCATGCTTTGGATGTGCTGGAACAGTTCCATGGCGATGGGGAACTGGGCGTTACCGAGCTGAGCAAACGGCTGGATCTGCATAAAAACAACGTTTTCCGTATTCTGGCAACCCTGGAGTCCCGTGGCTATATAGAACAGAATCGCTCGACTGAGAACTACCGTTTGGGAACAAACTGCCTCCAGCTGGGCCAGACCTATATTCAGCATATGGGCCTGTTGCAACAGGCCAGGTCGATCATGACCGAGGTAGTCAAAGACTGCCGCGAGAGTGCCTATGTGGCCGTCATGCGCAAGGGAAAAGTCGTGCCGCTGGCCATGGTCGAGTCCGACCAGCCGGTTCGTATCGTCTCCCAGGTCGGCGAAAACCTGCCGCTGCACTGCACTGCGGTAGGCAAGGTGCATCTGGCGTTCGAGCCGGCCGAGGAAATCCAGCGCATCCTGTCCGACGAGCTGACCCTGCACACCCAACGGACGATTACCGACCGGCCGGTTCTGATTGAGCAGTTAGGCGCGATCGCCAGCAAGGGCTACGCGGTCGATAATGGGGAATATGTGCCCGACGTGCACACCGTCGCCGTGCCCGTCAAAGACTATACGCGCACGGTTGTCGGCAGCCTGGCGGTCAGCGGTCCAGCCTATCGGATCCCGCCCGAGCGGGCAGAACGTGAAATCATCCCGCTGGCCATCAAGGCCGGCCACGAGTTATCAAACCGTCTGGGCTATCCAAGGTAG
- a CDS encoding electron transfer flavoprotein subunit beta/FixA family protein has translation MKILVTVKRVPDPETTIRVNADNSGIVTDNVKYVINPFDEIAIEEGLRIKEKVSGSEVILASIGQKVNTEQLRTGLAMGADRALLVLADQDLDPLGVARVLATLVESESPDLVLMGKQAIDDDSNQAGQMLAALLGWPQATFASEITLSDDQQSVEVIREVDGGLETVGFGLPGLVTADLRLNEPRYASLPGIMKARKKEIREIPLAELGVDTSLRLSVQSMQPPAKKEAGKIVESVQELVELLHTEAKVL, from the coding sequence GTGAAGATACTTGTCACAGTCAAGCGGGTGCCCGACCCGGAGACCACGATTCGGGTTAATGCCGACAACTCCGGAATTGTCACCGATAATGTGAAGTATGTGATCAACCCTTTTGACGAAATCGCGATTGAGGAAGGGCTGCGGATCAAGGAAAAAGTCAGCGGCAGTGAGGTGATCCTGGCCAGTATCGGCCAGAAGGTCAACACCGAGCAGTTGCGGACCGGGCTGGCCATGGGTGCCGACCGGGCTCTGCTGGTGCTGGCCGATCAGGATCTCGATCCGCTCGGCGTGGCCCGGGTGCTGGCCACGCTGGTCGAAAGCGAGAGCCCCGACCTGGTTCTGATGGGCAAGCAGGCGATTGACGACGATTCAAACCAGGCCGGACAGATGCTGGCCGCCCTGCTCGGCTGGCCGCAGGCAACCTTTGCCTCTGAGATCACGCTGTCCGACGACCAGCAGTCGGTCGAGGTCATCCGCGAGGTGGACGGCGGTCTGGAAACCGTCGGCTTTGGGCTGCCGGGCCTGGTCACCGCCGACCTGCGTCTCAATGAGCCGCGGTACGCCTCGCTGCCGGGGATCATGAAAGCGCGCAAAAAAGAGATCAGAGAGATCCCGCTGGCTGAGCTGGGGGTGGACACCAGCCTGCGCCTCAGCGTGCAGTCCATGCAGCCGCCGGCCAAGAAAGAAGCCGGCAAGATCGTCGAGTCGGTGCAAGAACTCGTCGAACTGCTGCACACCGAAGCCAAAGTGCTCTAA
- a CDS encoding DUF4178 domain-containing protein, translating to MSFRDWLKGLFADKEPEVDPLDLSLTDLKKGYLVDYDLKTWQVTSHNRYDFDGDQAHEWELFSGDERCYLGAEKDDEYVWSVSRKIAFSALGPAVKDHLLQHDDPPQAIVYDGTRYSLEESGAGYCFPDGRVAGDELIYWDYTDETGEKLLTIEQWGETEFDASVGKTVQAYEFQNILPQHEE from the coding sequence GTGTCATTCCGCGACTGGTTAAAAGGCTTGTTTGCCGACAAAGAGCCAGAGGTGGATCCGCTCGATCTTTCCCTGACCGACCTGAAAAAGGGCTATCTGGTCGATTACGACCTGAAAACTTGGCAGGTCACCAGCCACAACCGGTATGACTTTGACGGCGACCAAGCCCACGAGTGGGAACTCTTCTCGGGCGATGAGCGCTGCTATCTGGGAGCCGAGAAGGACGATGAATACGTCTGGTCGGTCAGCCGCAAGATTGCGTTTTCGGCCCTCGGCCCGGCGGTCAAAGACCATCTGCTTCAGCACGACGACCCGCCCCAGGCGATTGTGTACGACGGGACCCGCTACAGCCTGGAAGAGAGTGGCGCGGGGTATTGCTTTCCCGATGGTCGGGTGGCCGGCGATGAGCTGATCTACTGGGACTACACGGACGAGACGGGTGAGAAACTGCTGACGATCGAACAGTGGGGCGAGACCGAGTTTGACGCCTCTGTCGGCAAGACGGTGCAGGCCTACGAGTTTCAGAATATTTTGCCCCAGCACGAGGAGTGA
- a CDS encoding DUF350 domain-containing protein, protein MTLDGLILALLYLVCAYALFWVGKRVFDVLHPAFRVTTELVDNDNVALALALVGYYLGLVLTIGGVLSGPSHGLVEDMVDILLYGPLGIVLLNLSTLVSDKLILFQFDNEREIIHDQNAGTGISEAGVYTATGLILFGALSGETGTIWTALAFWGLGQLGLILTGLVYEWITPYSIHTEIERDNVAVGVSFAGALIAMGNILGFAASEEFFSWQRNVLAFGSYALVGLVFLPAVRFATDKLLLPGTSISAKLVEQDHPHLGVACLEMFSYVSASFLIIWCV, encoded by the coding sequence ATGACGCTTGATGGACTGATTCTGGCCCTGCTGTATCTCGTGTGTGCCTACGCCTTGTTCTGGGTCGGCAAGCGCGTGTTCGATGTGCTGCACCCCGCGTTTCGGGTCACCACAGAGCTGGTGGACAACGACAATGTCGCCCTGGCCCTGGCCCTGGTCGGCTATTACCTGGGGCTGGTGCTCACCATCGGCGGGGTGCTCAGCGGCCCCTCACACGGCTTGGTCGAAGACATGGTCGATATCCTGCTGTACGGCCCCTTGGGCATCGTGCTGCTCAACCTCTCGACCCTGGTCAGCGACAAGCTGATTCTGTTTCAGTTCGACAACGAACGGGAAATTATCCACGACCAGAATGCGGGCACCGGTATCAGCGAAGCCGGGGTGTATACCGCCACCGGTCTCATCCTGTTCGGCGCCCTGTCGGGGGAAACCGGTACGATCTGGACCGCCCTGGCCTTTTGGGGTCTGGGACAGCTGGGCTTGATTCTGACCGGGCTGGTGTATGAGTGGATTACCCCCTACAGCATCCACACCGAGATTGAGCGCGATAATGTCGCGGTCGGGGTCAGCTTTGCCGGAGCGCTGATCGCCATGGGCAATATCCTGGGCTTTGCCGCCAGCGAGGAATTCTTCTCCTGGCAGCGCAATGTCCTGGCCTTCGGCAGCTATGCCCTGGTCGGGCTGGTCTTCCTGCCGGCGGTGCGTTTCGCCACCGACAAGCTTCTGCTGCCCGGCACGAGCATATCGGCCAAGCTGGTTGAACAAGACCACCCCCATCTCGGCGTGGCCTGTCTCGAGATGTTCTCCTACGTGAGTGCGTCTTTCCTGATCATCTGGTGTGTCTAG
- a CDS encoding electron transfer flavoprotein subunit alpha/FixB family protein — MGNVLVYAETKNGHLPKSTLIAIQAGKEAAGKLGGDVLVAVLGAGLESAAQEAAGYGAAKVLAVDNPALANYLADAYAAALEQLVSRNEVSLLLATSTAQGKDMLPRVAARLNVGMASDIVGVNDDGTFQRPMYAGNAIATVSLDGAVQVVSVRGTAFDAAHPGDQSPVEQADISLEAADQQMRFVVFNEIKSDRPTLADASIVISGGRGLKSGENFKEYLEPLVDAMGAAMGASRAAVDAGFVPNDLQVGQTGKVVAPELYFAVGISGAIQHLAGMKDSKVIVSINKDPEAPIFNVSDYGLVADLFQAVPELTEEIKKLKAE; from the coding sequence ATGGGGAATGTACTGGTCTATGCCGAAACAAAAAACGGACACCTGCCAAAGAGTACGCTGATCGCCATTCAGGCCGGCAAAGAGGCGGCCGGCAAGCTCGGCGGAGACGTGCTGGTTGCGGTCCTGGGCGCCGGTCTAGAAAGCGCGGCCCAGGAAGCGGCCGGCTATGGTGCGGCCAAAGTCCTGGCCGTGGACAATCCAGCGCTGGCCAACTATCTGGCCGACGCGTATGCCGCCGCCCTCGAACAGCTGGTCAGTCGCAACGAGGTGTCGCTTCTGCTGGCCACCTCTACCGCCCAGGGCAAGGATATGCTGCCCCGGGTCGCCGCCCGGCTCAACGTCGGGATGGCCAGCGATATTGTGGGAGTCAATGACGACGGCACGTTTCAGCGTCCGATGTATGCCGGCAACGCGATTGCGACGGTATCGCTGGACGGGGCGGTGCAGGTCGTATCGGTGCGTGGCACGGCCTTTGACGCGGCCCATCCGGGCGACCAATCGCCGGTTGAACAGGCCGATATCAGCCTTGAGGCGGCCGACCAACAGATGCGCTTTGTTGTCTTTAACGAGATCAAATCCGACCGGCCGACGCTGGCCGATGCGAGTATTGTCATTTCGGGTGGCCGGGGACTCAAGTCCGGAGAGAATTTCAAAGAGTATCTGGAGCCCCTGGTTGATGCCATGGGCGCGGCCATGGGTGCCAGCCGGGCGGCGGTTGACGCCGGTTTTGTGCCCAACGACCTGCAAGTCGGTCAGACCGGCAAAGTCGTTGCGCCCGAGCTGTATTTTGCGGTCGGCATCTCCGGGGCCATTCAGCACCTGGCGGGCATGAAAGACTCCAAGGTCATCGTCTCGATCAACAAAGACCCCGAAGCCCCGATCTTCAACGTGTCCGATTACGGTTTGGTGGCCGACCTGTTTCAGGCCGTCCCGGAGCTGACCGAGGAAATTAAAAAGCTGAAGGCCGAGTAG